The following are encoded together in the Pseudomonas sediminis genome:
- a CDS encoding SMP-30/gluconolactonase/LRE family protein → MTAELIVDARNATGESPVWNAAEQALYWADIPAARLHRWSAADGQTQSWQADEMLACIAMHPAGGWIAGMQSGIFHLRPQDDGSVKAERLAQVEHARAEMRFNDGRCDRQGRLWAGTMLLDMAQGARVGALYRYDGQLQQVLDDLIVPNGLAFSPDGRTMYLSDSHLSVQSVWAFDYDTESGTPHNRRLFIDMKQHPGRPDGAAMDVDGCYWICGNDAGLIHRFTPDGRLDRSLEVPVKKPAMCAFGGANLDTLFVTSIRPGGDLSDQPLAGGVFALQAGVCGVEEPAFHP, encoded by the coding sequence ATGACAGCCGAACTGATTGTCGATGCGCGCAACGCCACGGGTGAAAGCCCAGTCTGGAACGCTGCCGAACAGGCTTTGTACTGGGCCGATATCCCTGCCGCCCGCCTGCACCGCTGGTCCGCGGCTGATGGTCAGACGCAGAGCTGGCAGGCTGATGAGATGCTCGCCTGCATCGCCATGCATCCCGCTGGTGGCTGGATCGCAGGCATGCAGAGCGGCATCTTCCACCTGCGTCCGCAAGACGATGGCAGCGTAAAAGCCGAGCGCCTGGCGCAGGTCGAACATGCCCGCGCGGAAATGCGCTTCAACGATGGCCGCTGCGACCGCCAAGGCCGCCTCTGGGCCGGCACCATGCTGCTGGACATGGCTCAGGGCGCACGCGTCGGTGCTCTGTATCGCTACGACGGCCAGTTGCAACAGGTGCTCGACGACCTCATCGTACCCAACGGCCTGGCCTTCAGCCCTGACGGCCGCACCATGTACCTGTCCGATTCGCACCTGAGCGTACAAAGCGTCTGGGCCTTCGATTACGACACCGAGAGCGGCACGCCGCACAACCGCCGCCTGTTCATCGACATGAAGCAGCATCCAGGCCGCCCCGACGGCGCCGCGATGGATGTCGACGGCTGCTACTGGATCTGCGGCAACGACGCAGGCCTGATCCATCGCTTCACCCCGGATGGCCGCCTCGACCGTTCGCTGGAGGTTCCCGTGAAGAAGCCCGCCATGTGCGCCTTCGGCGGCGCCAATCTGGACACCCTGTTCGTTACCTCAATCCGCCCCGGCGGCGACCTCTCCGACCAGCCACTGGCCGGCGGTGTGTTCGCTCTGCAAGCCGGCGTCTGCGGCGTAGAGGAGCCGGCTTTCCACCCCTGA
- a CDS encoding NAD-dependent epimerase/dehydratase family protein: MTTTSSELRPFNRLLLTGAAGGLGKVLRERLRPYATILRLSDIGEMAPAAGPHEEVVRCDLADKAAVHQLVEGVDAILHFGGVSVERPFEEILGANICGVFHVYEAARRHGVKRVVFASSNHVIGFYKQDEHLDANCQRRPDGYYGLSKSYGEDMASFYFDRYGIETVSIRIGSSFPEPANRRMMSTWLSYDDLTHLIERCLYAPNVGHTVVYGMSNNRDVWWDNSKAAHLGFQPKDSSEIFRDKVEAQPMPAADDPARIYQGGAFVAAGPFGDD; encoded by the coding sequence ATGACCACAACCTCCAGCGAACTGCGCCCCTTCAATCGCCTGCTGCTGACCGGCGCCGCCGGCGGCCTGGGCAAGGTACTGCGCGAACGCCTGCGCCCCTACGCCACTATCCTGCGTCTCTCCGATATCGGTGAGATGGCCCCTGCTGCCGGCCCCCACGAAGAAGTGGTGCGCTGCGACCTGGCAGACAAAGCGGCCGTGCATCAACTGGTCGAAGGCGTCGATGCCATCCTGCACTTCGGCGGCGTCTCGGTCGAGCGCCCCTTCGAGGAAATCCTCGGTGCCAACATCTGCGGCGTGTTCCATGTCTATGAGGCGGCCCGCCGCCATGGCGTGAAACGCGTGGTGTTCGCCAGCTCCAACCACGTCATCGGCTTCTACAAGCAGGACGAACATCTCGACGCCAACTGCCAGCGCCGCCCGGATGGCTACTACGGCCTGTCCAAGTCCTATGGCGAAGACATGGCCAGTTTCTACTTCGATCGCTACGGCATCGAGACCGTCAGCATCCGCATCGGCTCCTCATTCCCCGAGCCCGCTAACCGCCGCATGATGAGCACCTGGCTGAGCTACGACGACCTCACCCACCTGATAGAACGCTGCCTGTACGCCCCGAACGTTGGCCACACGGTGGTCTACGGCATGTCTAACAACCGCGACGTGTGGTGGGACAACAGCAAGGCCGCGCACCTGGGCTTCCAGCCCAAGGACAGTTCGGAAATCTTCCGCGACAAGGTGGAAGCACAGCCGATGCCTGCAGCCGACGACCCCGCACGTATTTACCAGGGCGGAGCCTTCGTCGCCGCCGGCCCGTTCGGCGACGACTGA
- a CDS encoding LacI family DNA-binding transcriptional regulator: MGRKPAGIRSSAAPTLIDVAKVAGVSPITVSRALGRPEVVTDATRKRVLEAVRATGYVPNLAAGALASSRSRLVAIFLPTIANSIFADTVQALTDRLAAAGYQTLLGLTGYRPEQEEALLEAVLGRRPDGIVLTGTEHTQASRERLARVGIPLVEAWDLCEHPVDMLVGFSHEAVGQAVASYLIGKGYRRVSVVGIDDPRGMRRYRSLTEALEGHVDAPVAAQILPAPATLAVGREGLGRLLREGVAGDVVVCSSDTVAQGVMAEALSRGLRIPEDLAVMGFGDLSSAAHTHPPLSTVRVDGPRIGCAIADALLARIAEPAAARQPLRMDVGFELIERGSA; the protein is encoded by the coding sequence ATGGGCAGGAAACCTGCTGGCATCCGCAGCAGTGCGGCCCCGACCTTGATCGATGTCGCCAAGGTCGCAGGGGTGTCGCCGATTACAGTATCGCGTGCACTCGGCCGGCCTGAAGTGGTCACCGATGCGACCCGTAAGCGCGTGCTGGAAGCGGTTCGGGCGACCGGTTATGTCCCCAACCTTGCCGCGGGGGCGCTGGCTTCAAGCCGTAGTCGGCTGGTGGCGATTTTCCTGCCGACCATTGCCAACTCCATATTCGCCGACACTGTGCAGGCGCTGACCGACCGCCTGGCAGCGGCGGGCTATCAGACCCTGCTGGGCCTGACTGGCTATCGTCCGGAACAGGAGGAAGCCTTGCTCGAGGCGGTGTTGGGGCGTCGACCGGATGGCATCGTGCTGACCGGTACCGAGCACACCCAGGCCAGCCGCGAGCGCCTGGCGCGAGTCGGTATCCCCCTGGTCGAGGCCTGGGATCTGTGTGAGCACCCGGTGGATATGCTGGTCGGCTTCTCGCACGAGGCTGTTGGCCAGGCGGTGGCGAGCTATCTGATCGGCAAGGGCTACCGTCGCGTGTCGGTGGTGGGCATCGATGACCCACGTGGTATGCGCCGTTATCGAAGCCTGACAGAGGCGCTGGAAGGTCATGTAGATGCGCCGGTGGCTGCACAGATTTTGCCCGCGCCGGCGACTCTGGCGGTTGGCCGCGAGGGGCTGGGCAGGCTGCTGCGCGAGGGCGTCGCTGGCGACGTGGTGGTCTGCAGTTCCGACACCGTAGCGCAAGGGGTGATGGCCGAGGCGCTCAGCCGCGGCCTGCGCATTCCTGAGGATCTTGCGGTGATGGGCTTCGGCGACCTGTCCAGCGCCGCCCATACCCATCCGCCGCTTTCCACCGTGCGAGTGGACGGGCCGCGTATCGGCTGTGCCATCGCCGATGCGCTGCTGGCGCGTATTGCCGAGCCGGCCGCTGCGCGTCAGCCGCTGCGCATGGATGTGGGTTTCGAACTGATCGAACGCGGCAGCGCCTGA